Sequence from the Candidatus Saccharibacteria bacterium oral taxon 488 genome:
GAGCTCAGACGCCAGGCGTGATGAAGCGTGCGCCATCTGACGGCGCCGTGTATCGTCGGCCATTTGACACATCGCCGCCGCCAATTGCTCGACTGACGGGTCGCGCGCTAAGATACTGTTATCTTTCGTGGTGCCGACGGTTAGTCGCGGGTCGCAGTAGATGATCGGCAGTCCCGCAGTCACCGCTTCACCGATGGTCATGGCCTGAGTGTCAAAGCCGTGTGAGGCCAGGACAAAGACGTCGGCATTGACGAACGCCTCAGCCATCTGCTTGACGCACGAGACATGTCCGTGAAAGACAATGCCCTGGTGTTTTTCGGCGAGCAGTCGGAGCTTGAGCTGTTTGCCGTCACCGATGATGTGCAGTTCGGCGTTTGGCAGGTCGGCTTTGACAAAGGCGCGGATAATGGCGTCGACGCGTTTTTCAGGCGCCAGGCGGCAGACGCTCAAAAAGCGGATGGTACGGTCGGTGCGGTGGCGTTCTGTATGGGCAATGGCGTGGCTGAGAGTAGGGTTGACACCGGTCGGTACGATGTGCGAGCGCTCGTCCAGCCACGATGCGCAGTCGCTGATTCGTTGGGTCATAAAGTCAGCCGGCGCAGTGAAAGCATCGACGCGCGAGGCGACGGTCGCCATGGTGTGCCAGTCAAATCGGGCCAAGATCCCCGGTGCGTCGGGGCTTTTCGGTGCAAAGAATACTGGCTGGTCAAGCCGTTTATCAGCGATCATCGAAATCATTGGATTGATCAAAAACAGATAAGCCATCGACCCCCAAAACGCACCGAACGGCTGCGACGTGTGGGTGCCGGCGAGATTGGCGTGAAAGGTGTGAATGTGAGGGATGTCCTGCTCTTTGGCGATGCGCGCTGCCAACATCAGGCCGCCCCGCTCCGTTTGGCTGTGGATGATATCAAAGCGGTGCTGGCGGCAGATACGCCAGGCGCTACGCCGGCCGCATTTGAGGACGCACATGTGCGAGGGCGTACCGGGGATGTAGAATGAGGGCACAGCGATGGTTGTGCAGCCAGTTGGTCGCTCCAAAAAATGTCGCGGCGCGAGCAGGGTCACCTCGTGCCCCAAGCTAACCAGTTCGCTAATTTGCGTCTGGATCGACCGTCCGATACCGCCAGATGCCGGATAAAAATCGTCAGTCACCAATGCGATCCGCAGTCGCTGCTGTCTCCTCATAACTTACCCTATTATACCATCTTGTGATATAATGGCAGAATTGTATGCGTGTAGGTTTATTCACTGATACCTATCGACCGTCGATTAACGGCATCGTCTTTGTGGTCGAGTCGCTCAAGCGCGAGCTCGAGGCGCTGGGTCATGACGTCTATGTGTTCTGCCCCGCCAAGTCGATAAATCCGGCCAAGCAGGCTGAGCTGCTCAACGAAGATCCGGATTCGCACATCGTCCGCTTTCCGTCGATCAAGGGTGCGTTTTTTGATGATTACGATACGTCGGTGTTCTTCCCGCCGGCGGTGCAGCGCCGCATCAAAGAGCTGGAGCTGGACATCGTGCACATCTTTACGCCGTCGCAAATCGGGCTGGTTGGCGTCAGCGCAGCGCACAAGCAGCAGATCCCTTTGGTCATCCAGCACTGCACCGACATGTACGAATTTGCCGAGCACTATCCGGCGGTACTGCCGGGGATTTTGACGCTGGCTGGCGTGGTGCTACCACTGTCGATTAAACTGAGGGGCCGTGATTTATTTGAACTGGTCAAGCTATATCGGCCGCGTGGTATCACCAAATGGAACCGGGCCATCATCGAGCGCGTCATCACTATTCTCTACAGTAAAGCCGACGCCGTCATCGCCCTCAGCCGTAAAAGCGTGGCTCAGCTCAGCGGTTGGCAGGATGACGAGCATCTGTATGATTTGACATTGCTGCCAAATGGTGTCAATGCTCTGCCGCGGCCGTCAGCGGCTCAGCTCAAGGCCTTTCGGGCGCAGTGGGGTCTCAGGGCATCTGATGAAGTATTTGGTTTCATCGGGCGGCTGGGCGAAGAGAAAAACTTGCCGATTTTGATCCAGGCCTTTGACAAGTACGTCGCCAAGGCTCGCCCCAAATCCAAGCTGCTGTTCGTTGGCGATTTCGAGTACCGCAAAAAGCTTGAGGCGATGGCGGCCGAGAGTAAGTACGCTGATCGGATCATCTTTACCGGCGCTCTGCCGCGCGAGGAATTAGGCGTAGCCTATCAGGCGCTGGATGTGTTTTGCTTCCCGTCACTCAAGGATACGCAGGGCTGGGTACTACACGAAGCGGCGCACGCCCGCAAGCCGATTGTCATCATTGACACGCAAGTATCAGAGGTGGTGCGTGACGGCGTGAATGGTATATTCGTGAAAAATCGGCCCAAGAACATGGCGGATGCTATCATTACACTGCTGCGTTCGCCAGCGCGCCGAGCAAAGTTTGGCGCCGAGAGCAAAAAATTAGCGGCCACATTCACCGAGCGCCGCCAAGTTCGCAAATTAGAGAAATTATACCGTCGGGTTATCGCCCAGAAAGCTGCCGCCGCGTCTCGCGCTCTTGATCGCGGCGCTTGATGGTTTCGCGCTTGTCGTAGGTTTTTTTGCCTCTGGCGAGGGCGATGACTACCTTGATAAATTTGCCGCTGGTCAGTAATTTGGTCGGCACGATGGTCATGCCTTGCTGTTTGGCCTCAGAAAAGCGCGTTAATTGGCGCTTGCTGACTAATAATTTCCGCGCTGAGGTATCAATGCTACGGGCGTTGGCTTGACCGCGAACATTAAGTCGCAGCGAAAAACTAGCATTGTTCAGCCACAACTCACCGCCGCGCAGGCTAACGAATGCACCTTTGAGCTGGACATGCCCTTCCCTGGCCGCGCGCACCTCCATGCCCGTCAGTACCAGCCCGGCCACAATCTCCTCGCCCAACTCATAGTCAAATCGCGCTCGGCGATTCACGACGGCTTGAGTGGACGGTTTTTTGGTCTTGGTGGGCTTGGTCACGTGAATTATTGTAGCATGTAGGATGGAGCCTTAGCTAGAAGAGGATTGGTCTGTCTGGGCTGCGTCCCGTTGCATCTGATCTAGAAGCGAGAGAAGTCTTTCATTGGGATCTTCCGGTGTGGTAATTTCCTCTTTTGCTAGAATCATCATACTAACCTGTAGCTTATTCATGACATCTGCGATTTCTCCCAGGGCTGCTTGCTTTTGCGACACATCTAATTCATCATCATGATATATGCTATCAACACGATCCAGAGACTCGTAATATAATTGGCGAAGTAACCCTGACTTGTCTGATGTAAAAATAAGCGGAAGGGGGCCTGGAAGTCCTGCTTCATTTAACAACACTTGACGCGCTAAGCGATTCTTTCCTTCTGTATTGTCTAGTAGTCCAGCTAGCTCACTTTCGAGGATGTTTTGGATAGCTTCAATAACAATCTCTGCGTAAACGAGGCATAGCATTGCCTGCTCAGGGTTTGGAGGGCTTAGAATTTTGCTGTCCGATCACATCAAGTTTGTCTGGGGCGTCGACTATGTAAATTTCGTTTGGATTAACTATATCAAGTTCGTGCTCAGACGGTGCACCAACGCTAGTGCCGCTGGCTGGGTATCTTTTATCTGTTGGCTCTTGTGATGCTCGTGGTGCCGTCTCTATATTCATACTTTTATACCAATAAATTTCGATTTGATTATTAGCGCTAGCCTGCTAGTTTAGTTAATTCGTCCTCAACGTCGTTTACTTTTGCTAACAGCTTAGTCCTTTCTGTGAGTAACCTCGTTAGCTTACTACGGCGTTTTTCCATTTCTGCTTCTACCGCAGAAAATTCTTTAAATTGTTTTATAACGCTGTCATTATATTCGAGTTTCTTGGAGTAGTCATCCAGTGTTGTTAGTAGATACTCAAGGTTGCTGTCCAGTTTCTCTTTGGGGAGTCGTTCTCTAACTACAGCAATATAGGCAAATACAGATGTGGCCGTATCTTGGATATCATTGTACAACTCTTCGCTGTATTTACCGGTAGCTACATTGAACTCTATAAGAGCGTTTTGTGCCGCCTCACGGTCGCCAGTTGCTGCCACTTTGGCAACGTAGCCAATAACATTGAGACTATCGGCAAAACTCAAGACGTAATTAGGGTCGTCTCTCTTGTCGACCTCTTTACACTTATCTCGTATGGCGTTAATTGTTGGGTGTGTTTGCCCCATGTCGTCAGTGAGACGAGGGATCTCCTGCATGCGTGCTGGGCGGTTTTTACTCATGGTTTCCATAGTTTTTAACTATAACATAAAATAATTTAAAAAGCAATAACAACGTATGTATCGAAGCATGCCGTATGCTGCACTTTGTAGCTGAAAGCATCGGGTATTATGTAATTGGCGTACACGTGTCTACCGAATATTTAGTGATCATCAACCGTCAAAGGTGGTTCATCCGTCAGAGCGCTGACTCGCACGGCGGCTACTATTCCTAGTTGTTTGATACCACTTGACCACTGATCTTTCCAAGCACGATTCTTTCTATTGGTCCTGTCTTTGGCCTTATGTATATCAACAATCAGCTGCAGCATCGTGTTGTTGAGCGTACCTTCAATTAGCTCGCCGTCAGCATCACGATCACAAACGAAGCCCTCAATCGCCTCGTTCATATTCTTGGTAATTTCATCCGTTGGGATACGGTGTCTGGCGTACAGGATGAGGGCTGTCATGCGCTTTAGGTTGTTTATCGTAATTTTTCGGGATTCATGTATTTCTGGATCACCTAACGCGTCTTTGGCTTGAGCAAAGATATCATCGAGGCGCGACTCATATCCTTTCATGATGGTCTCTATCGCTTCCGGCGTTTTTGCCGTGTTTGTTGGCGGTTTGTCGTGTATACCCATAACAGTATCATATCATATTTGCGTTTGTACCAGATGCGACTCTATCAATTCAAGAACGGTCCATCACCTCGGTCATAGGGGTAATATGCTACAATATCCCAAGCATGATAGCCGACATTCACATCACCGAGAAGAGTTTTGGCGACAAGACGTTGATGCGTGACGTCAAGTTTAGCGTGGACGACGGCGAGAAAATTGGCGTGGTCGGTCGCAATGGCGTTGGTAAGTCGACGCTGTTTGGGGTTTTGGCGGGCACGGATACCGACTACACCGGTGAGGTGATTTTCCGGCGCGGCATCACCGTGGCCAGTACGGCGCAGGAGCATCATGGTCTGGGCGATCAGACGGTGCTGAGCTACATTTTGGCGGGGCTACCGGAATATGCGAGCTTAAAGAAAATTATTGATGAATATCCCGAGACCATGGGCGATAATATGCGCAAAATCGAGGAGTATACTCAGGCGCTGGAGCGATTTGACCAGAAAGGGTTTTATCAGATTGAGGAGAAGATTGGGCGGGAGCTTGATAATTTTCAGCTGAGCGGGTGTGGCGAGCGGCCGCTTGGTTCCCTGTCGGGTGGTCAGAAGCGGCTGGTGGAGATCGTGAAGATTATGCATGCGGAGGCGCATTTGGCGCTGATTGACGAGCCGACCAATCACATGGATTATGTGGCCAAGCAGCAGTTCATCGACTGGATGAGTTCGCAGCCGCGCCAGGCCATGCTGATCATCACCCACGACCGCGATGTGCTGGGTCGGGTGGATCGAATTGTCGAACTCAAAGACGGCCGAGCGGTCAGCTACCGCGGTAATTATGACGCTTACCTCAAGCAAAACGCTCAGGCGACGGCGGCGGGCATGAATAATTTTGAGCAGGTCGAGAAGCGGATAACCAACCTCAAACAAAAGGTGCTGGATTATCAGCGGCTGAAGGAAAAGTCGCGCAACCCCGGTACCATCCAGAAGTTTAAGCGGCTGGAAAATGAAGCACGGGCGGAGCTGGCGGAATTATCAGAGATGGACAAGCCGACATTTTGGATCGATAAGGAGTCGGCTGGCCAGCTTGATTATAAATCGGCTGAGCGCTACGGCAAGTTCAAGGCGCGTAATATTCGCCTATCGATGAAAGACGCGGCCAGTCGCAGCCAGCATGTGTTGGTGCGGGTTGAGGATGCGGCAGTTGGCGTTGGCGAGCGGATATTGTTTGAAGGGGTAAATATTGATCTGCGTGAGGGCGAAGCGGTGGAGCTGCGCGGCCGCAATGGCGCTGGCAAGACGACGCTGATTCGGATGTTGCTGGGGCAGCGGCGAGGTTCGTACTCCAGCCTCTCTGATTCGCGGCAGAATTCGGCTCGCCCGTCTCGCAAACATCTTTCTCTTCAGGCCGGCGCGCCGCCAACTGATTCAGCTGGCGCTCTTGGCACGCCTTTGCCGGAAAGGCAAAGCCTTCAGAAAAAGAGTTTGACGAGCCAGCTCGAATGCACTCAGAAGAAATCTGAGATGCCACTCGCATCCAACGCGTCGACTGCGGCACCTCCTGCGCTGGAGGCTGTGGAGCATTCGCGAATAGCGAGTGCTCCAGCCGAACGCTCGCGTAGTATCTCCAGTGGAGATGCAAGCGAAAAGAGTACTCCAGCGCAGGAGCGTGGCGCTGGCGTCACCCCTATCCTCTACTCCGGCAACCTCTTCCTCGACCCGCAGGTGCGGGTGGGCGTGTACGAGCAAGAAATTGATGAGCGGTATTTGGCGGATCCATTGGAGGCAGCGATCGAGAAATTGTACCTCAGCCGCGACCTGCCGATTTCTGATACCAAAATTCGCCAATTACTAGCTGATTATCTGTTCACCGAAGCGGATCGGATGACGCCACTGGCGCGCCTGTCGGGTGGTCAGAAGGCACGCTTTCAGATCATTGCCATGCTGGCGAATGACCCGCAGCTATTGATTTTGGACGAGCCGACCAACCACCTTGACTTACCGAGCATCGAGGAGTTAGAGACGGCACTGGCGAAATATTCTGGCGCCATTTTGTATGTCAGCCACGATAACTATTTCCGCCAAGCAATCGGTGGCGAAGTCGTACAAATCGGTGCAGTATAAGGAGTGTGCTAATGAAAAACCTGCTGCCAGTAAGGTTACAAGCAGCAGGCATTGATACGTAAATAGCGATATCTACTCGCTTATCAAACCATTCTTCTTCAGCGCATCCTGAAGCTTCGGCCGGTCGAATCCCAGGATAATCTCGCCGCAGATATCGGTTACCGGCACGCCTTGAAAATTGCCGCCGTTCTTGCTGAGCAATTCTTCTTTGGCGCTTGGATCAGCCTCAATGTCCTTGGCGACAAAATCAATGCCGAGTTTTTTCAACCACTCCATCTCGGTGTGGCAGAATGCGCACCAGCTGGTGCTGTAGACAGTGACTTTAGCGTCTTGATGATTGGCCGTGTTATCTTCGCTCATAACTTCCCTCCTTATGGCTTTTCTCTATTGTAGCATAAGTACCGACATTCCGGCAATGCTAACCTAGTCTCGGGACGCGCGACTCGTTAAGTGCCAGCCGTCACACCCCCGGCAATAATACACGTCTAATTCTAGCTTTGGTGACACTAGCTCCTGCGTATCAGCCGCTCGCCTGGCGATCTGCTCGGTGGCAAAGCGGCGCTTGCGCCGGCAGGTGTCGTGATCGGTAGTTGTCAGCGTCGGCTTGACGAGCGTTCGGGCCGATTTTGGTTGGTTTTTCGGGTAATTTCGGCGTGGCATCTTGTCAAGAGTATAGCATGTTGCTATAGTGACAGAGTAATGGCTGAGAGACCAAGTGTTGAGAATGGTGTAACGACAGCGACGGAAGTGGCGGCGGCTCGGGTTATTCTCGGGACGATTGGCGACACAACGTGGCGGATGTTTGTACCGAGCATCGGCTGTACGCTACTAGGTGTATGGCTGGATAGCGTATTTGGCTTGAAGCCGTGGCTGATGTTTGCTGGCGTGGTACTTGGCTTTTTGGGCGCGTACCTGCTGGTGAATAAGCAGTTGGGACGCGTGAAACGAAAAAAGGAGCGTAAAAATATATGATGCAATTATTTGCCAGTGCCGGTCCGCACATTTCAGTCAAGGCTGATGAAGTAGCGAATGTTATGGGCGTGTCGATTACTAATTCGCACATGCTTGGCGCGCTGGGGCTGATCGTTTTAGTGTGGCTGATGTTTCGGACACGGGCGGCAGTGCTGGGCAAGAAAAAGCATAATTTTGCGACGCGGCTGGTACACTGGACATTTGATGGGCTGTACAATACGGTTTGCCAAGTCATCCCGGACCAGACATGGGCGCGTCGAGTGGCGCCGCTGTGCATCACTATATTCTTTTTCGTGGTGGCGCAGTATTGGCTGGGGCTGCTACCGATTGTCGGGCCGATTACTGTGGGTAGTCATGGTACGCCGCTGTTTCGCGGTGGTGTGGCCGACCTGAATATGACGTTTGGCCTGGCTATCGTGACCATTGTCGCTGCACAAGTGTACGCCTTCAAATACCTTGGCTTTAAGGGTAATATGGGCCGTTACTTTGTCAATCCGCTGCGCGATCCGATCATGGCGTTTGTCGGCATTTTGGAGTTGGTGGCGGAGTTTTCGCGCCTGCTGGGGCTGAGCTTCCGTTTGTTTGGTAATGTGTTGGCCGGCGAAGTGCTGCTGATCATGATCGCCTTTTTGACGCAGTTTATTTCCCCGGCGGCGCTCCAGCCGTTCTATCTATTTGAGTTGTTTATCGGCGGTATTCAAGCGTATATTTTCTTTATGCTGTCAACGGTATTTATTTCGCTGGGGCTGGCTCACCACGACACGCACGAGCCGACTGATCATGCTCATTCACCTGCTGATACGACGAAACTCGCGGCGGCGAATGATTAGAAAAGTAAAGTATTAAATAAAGGAGAAATTATATGAAAGAATTAGCATTTGCACTCACCTACGCCATTCCGGCTGCGCTGGCAGCGATCGGCGCTGGTATCGTCGGCGCGGCAGCGATGAACGCGGCTGGCCGCAATCCAGAGAAAATTAACGATTTACGCACCATGATGATCCTCGGTATTTCGTTCATCGACGCCCTGGCGATTATCGGTTTCGTGGCGGCTATCGTCGGCAAAGTTATGTAATTTGAGGGGTAAATTGTGGAGAGAATTTTGACACAATTTGCGAGTGCCGAAGCGCACGCGGCCGAAAAGGCTGACCTGTTCAGTTCACTGGGCATTGACTGGAAGCTGCTGATTTTACAAACGGTAGCGTTTCTGATCTTGCTGGTGATTCTACGCAAGTGGGTGTATCCGCCACTGGCAGCGATGCTCGACAAGCGCGAAAAAGACATGCGCACAGCCGAAAAGGCGGCGCAGTCGGCGCGTGATAACGCTGATAAGGCTGAAAAAATGACCAATGAGCTGATGCGAAAAGCCCGGGCGGAGGCCAGCGATATTGTGGCGGCAGCGCGCGAGGAGGCAGTCTCGGTCGTTGAGCAAGCCGCAGCCAAGGCGACTGCCAAGTCCGAGACCATCGTCAGTGCGGCACAGGCGGAAATTGCTAAGGAAGTTGAGCAGGCCAAGAAAGCGCTGCACAATGAAACGCTGGAATTGGTGGCTGAGGCAACGGGCAAGGTTTTGCACGAGAAAGTTGATGCTAAGACAGACGCCAAGCTGATCGCGACTGCGGTCAAGGAGGTCGCCTAGTCATGGCGCGGACGCTTCGGCGAAAGTTGGCACGACACGCGGCCGAGCGGCTGCTGGCGGGTGACGCAGCAGTGATTGATGAATTAGCGGCGCTGATCGTCCACGAGCGGCGCGAGCGAGAGGTTGATCTGTTGGTGCAGGATATTGAGGCGAAATTGGCCGAGCACGGGACGGTTGTGGCGACGGTGGAAAGCGCAACACCGCTGGACGAGGCGACGAAGGATGCAATTAAACGGCTACTATCATCTAACTCGGGTATGGAGTCGCTGACATCTGTGGAGGGTCGCTCTGCAGCCCGAGCATCCAGAAAGGACGCCCGGAGCGAAGCCCGCGTACCCGAAACAGATGGTAGCGACCGTGCCACTCAGCATGTCGAACTTCCTGATACGGAAGTCCCGAGCGATCGCATCGCTCAGGTGCGCCTGCGCGAAATCATCCGCTCCGAGTTGATTGGTGGGGTGAAAATTACCACGCCGACTCAAGTGATAGACGCGACGATTGCCAAGAAATTAAACGACTTGCGGGCGAAGAAAATCTAGGAGGAAAAATGAGCAAGATTGATGTGACAGAACTAGCCAAAAGCCTGCGGGAAAAAATCGCGCAGCTGGAGGCGACGGAAGGACTAGAGGACGCTGGTGTCGTCATCCGCGTTGGTGACGGCGTGGCGTGGGTGCACGGCCTCAGTAAAGCTGGCTACAGCGAAGTGCTAGAAATTGAGACTGATGGCGGCACAGTAGAAGCCTTTGCACTGAACTTGATGGAAGATGAAATCGGTGCGGTGATCCTCGGCGGCGAAGAAAAAGTCAAGGCTGGTGCCAGCGTCCGCCGCAAGGGTGCGGTGCTGGATGTGCCAGTTGGCGAGGAGTTGCTCGGCCGCGTGGTTGACCCACTGGGTCGGCCGCTTGATGGCGGACCAGCTATCAAGACCAAGCAGCGTGGGCTGATTGAACGCCCAGCCATCGGCGTGATGGGTCGCAAGTCGGTGCATGAACCATTGATGACCGGTATTATGTCGATTGACGCCATGTTCCCGATTGGTCGCGGCCAGCGCGAGCTGATCATCGGCGATCGCCAGACCGGCAAGACCGCCATTGCTATCGACACCATGATCAACCAGGCGCGGCAAAAGACCGGCGTGGTCAACGTCTACGTAGCGATTGGCCAGAAATTATCAAAGATTGCCCGGCTAGTTGACCGCCTGAAAGAAGAAGGCGTGATGGAGCAAACCATCGTGGTGGCGACCAGCCCGTCGGACGCGGCTTCCCTGCTGTACCTGGCGCCATATGCTGGTACGGCCATGGGTGAATATTTCCGCGACAACGGCGGCCATGCGCTGATGATTTATGACGATTTGACCAAGCACGCCGTGGCCTACCGTCAGATGTCGCTGCTGCTCCGTCGTCCACCGGGACGCGAGGCGTATCCTGGTGATGTGTTTTACCTGCACTCTCGCCTGCTGGAGCGTTCAGCCAAGTTGTCAGACGAATTGGGCGCTGGTTCACTGACTGCCCTGCCGATCATCGAGACTCAGGCTGGCGACATCTCGGCCTACATTCCAACCAACGTGATTTCCATTACCGACGGTCAGATTTTCCTCGAGACCGATCTGTTCTACCAAGGTATTCGCCCAGCCATCTCCGCTGGTCTATCAGTCTCCCGCGTTGGTGGCGCCGCTCAGACTAAGGCGGTTAAGTCGGTCGGCGGTAACTTGAAGCTCGGTCTTTCGCAGTTCCGTGAATTGGCTAGTTTCGCGCAATTTGGCTCGGATCTGGATGATGCGACCAAGGCGCAGATTGACCGCGGTCAGCGCCTGACTGAGCTACTGAAGCAGCCACAGTACCAGCCGATGAGCGTCTGGGAACAATTTGTCAGCATCCATGCAGTGACCAGCGGTGCCTTTGATAGTGTGCCGGTCGCTAAAATTAAGGAAGCGCAGGCTGGTCTGCTAACGTACCTCTGGAACAATGCCAAGGACGCTATGCGCGAGCTAAACAAGGGCGCCAAGCCAACTGACGAACAGCTCCGGGTCATCGACGAGGCAACCCAAGTGGCAGCGAAAGGCTTTGAGGAGTAATCCATGCCGAGTACTCGTGCGCTGAAAAATCGCATTCGCTCGGTGGATTCGACCAAGCAAATCACCAAGGCGATGCAGCTCGTAGCCGCTAGCAAGATGCGTCGTTCGCAAGAAGCGGACAAGGCCTCGGCTCCCTACACTATGGCAGCCGAGGAGCTGCTGAGCTACTTGGCCAGCCAGGGTGCAACTGATAATCACCCACTGTTTAAGCGCCGCAAAATTACCAAGCGTCTAATTATCGTCATTGCCAGCGACAAAGGCCTAGCCGGCGCATATAACACCAATGTCCTGAAGAAATATCTGGAGTTACTGAAGCGTGATGATGAGCGCGGCATCGAGAACTTGACCTTGACCATCGGCCGTCGGGCTTCGCAATTTGCCTCGCGTCTGAAGGATACGAAGATTATCGGTACGTACGAAGATTTGCCAGATCAGCCGTCGGGACTGACCTTTCATACGATTTTGAACACCGCCATCAGTATGTTTGAAAATGGCGAGGTTGATGCGGTGACGCTGGTGTACACGCGGTTTGTCAATAGCATGGTGCAGACAGCGGAGCTGTCGCGCTTGCTGCCGGCGGGCACCAAGGCACTGATTGATCCGAGCGAGGTCTCGAACACGGTTTCTGATGCCAAGTACGAGCCGAGCATCCCGGAAGTGCTGGACGCCGTGGCGAATCGTTTGACGGGCGCGCGATTGCTGCAGGCGTTGCTGGACGCTCGCGCCAGTGAGCACTCTATGCGGATGATGGCTATGAAGAATGCGACGGACAATGCGTCTGATCTGGTGGATGACTTGACGCTAGCGATGAACAAAGCCCGCCAAGGTGCGATCACCCAGGAATTGGCAGAAATTTCTGGCGGCGTGGAGGCGATGGAACAATGAGTGTGTATTTTGCTTGCTACGATGAAGATCAGCTCTCAGGAAAAGTATCCTTGCGCACTGAAGCTATCCAGCGAACTAAACGGGGTATTTTGGATAAAAATTTAACAATTGATAGAATCATTACTTCACCGCTTCTTGTTGCAAGGGCTGCCGCTAAGGAAATAGCTCAAACGGCTGGATCCGATGATGTACAAATTAGTTTTGATGAGCGATGGCTGGATTTTGATATCGACGCACTAATGTACTGGTTGAGAAATGGGTGGCACGGTAAATCCCCGAGACCAGAGCGTGAGCTCAGGCCGCTAGATAAGATATTAACAACTATCACATCTGCCTATGAGGATGTAGTTCGTTTTCCCGGAGTTACTCTCATCATTAGCAATAGCGAGGTGTA
This genomic interval carries:
- a CDS encoding F0F1 ATP synthase subunit alpha produces the protein MSKIDVTELAKSLREKIAQLEATEGLEDAGVVIRVGDGVAWVHGLSKAGYSEVLEIETDGGTVEAFALNLMEDEIGAVILGGEEKVKAGASVRRKGAVLDVPVGEELLGRVVDPLGRPLDGGPAIKTKQRGLIERPAIGVMGRKSVHEPLMTGIMSIDAMFPIGRGQRELIIGDRQTGKTAIAIDTMINQARQKTGVVNVYVAIGQKLSKIARLVDRLKEEGVMEQTIVVATSPSDAASLLYLAPYAGTAMGEYFRDNGGHALMIYDDLTKHAVAYRQMSLLLRRPPGREAYPGDVFYLHSRLLERSAKLSDELGAGSLTALPIIETQAGDISAYIPTNVISITDGQIFLETDLFYQGIRPAISAGLSVSRVGGAAQTKAVKSVGGNLKLGLSQFRELASFAQFGSDLDDATKAQIDRGQRLTELLKQPQYQPMSVWEQFVSIHAVTSGAFDSVPVAKIKEAQAGLLTYLWNNAKDAMRELNKGAKPTDEQLRVIDEATQVAAKGFEE
- the atpG gene encoding ATP synthase F1 subunit gamma; protein product: MPSTRALKNRIRSVDSTKQITKAMQLVAASKMRRSQEADKASAPYTMAAEELLSYLASQGATDNHPLFKRRKITKRLIIVIASDKGLAGAYNTNVLKKYLELLKRDDERGIENLTLTIGRRASQFASRLKDTKIIGTYEDLPDQPSGLTFHTILNTAISMFENGEVDAVTLVYTRFVNSMVQTAELSRLLPAGTKALIDPSEVSNTVSDAKYEPSIPEVLDAVANRLTGARLLQALLDARASEHSMRMMAMKNATDNASDLVDDLTLAMNKARQGAITQELAEISGGVEAMEQ